Proteins from one Chroococcidiopsis sp. CCMEE 29 genomic window:
- a CDS encoding MHYT domain-containing protein, with amino-acid sequence MTQRTQEFKAMVHTGIAVMDTCIATYDVRLVVLSIIVASVASYTALNLAGRVTVAQGSAQKFWLAGGAIAMGVGIWSMHFIGMLAYQLPIPMAYDIPTVLVSMVAGVLASGLALFLVSRQKLTWLQLLLGSILMGLGIATMHYIGMSAMRVEAIAQYRPSLVGLSIAIAICVSGVALWLAFHLRAETTVAGNVRKIGSAIVMGHAVAGMHYTGMAAVSFQVTNQVVGQAHSIDYSLLGATIGITTLIILALALQAAFVDRRLSIQTELAESQRRLTTLINSLPGIVFSCGKNSSWSMTYLSEGCLDLTGYHSEELLGGAYNAITHPEDLPKVLQTINAAVAKQQLYVIEYRILAKSGEEKWLWEKGSGVFDSNGEALGLEGFISDITERKRAEAALNESKRHLQEQNAVLMELARRKTLSLGGDLNAAVREITEAATNTLGIERVSVWLYNGERSKIQCIDLYEWSASRHSHGIELAAVDYPAYFQALKEERTIAAHDAHTDPRTKEFSQFYLSPLGITSMLDAPIWLGGEMVGVVCHEHVGSEREWTLEEQNFAGSIADLVSLAMKGWERKQAEEALRESEKKYRSVVDNVKEVIFQMGTAGEWLFLNRAWTEITGFSVEESIGTKFLSYVYPDERQHTLDLFQLLIERQKEHCHHEFRCLTKDGNWRWIEVYARVTLDAEGNVIGSSGTLNDITERKKVDQMKNEFVSTVSHELRTPLTSILGSLGLVTNGVAGEIPPSAKALLEIAYKNSERLVRLINDILDIEKIESGKMAFNLQPLELMPLVEQAIAANQAYGEQFRVKFGIKNSLVGVKVNADSDRLMQVLTNLLSNAAKFSPPDDTVVISVSHHNQAIRVAIADHGSGIPEEFRSRIFQKFAQADSSDTRQKGGTGLGLSICKAIMEKHEGQIGFATETNAGSTFYFDLPQWHEPAIAVVDNSSLQPQLPILICEDDGDIATLLKLLLERAGFQADIAYDAAQAKQLLAQKQYAAMTLDIALPDVDGISLLRELRQQDSTRQLPIVVVSAKAELGRQELNGNAIAVIDWLNKPIDQTRLIAAVKEATQQIGDKPRILHVEDNFDVRQVVGAILQNVADICYAANLQEAQQKLQQEIFDLILLDLGLPDGSGLELLPQLNAQSGGQPTPPVVVFSAQEVGRETVQEVAAVLVKSRTSNQKLLETIQALTKHSNSLSTKN; translated from the coding sequence ATGACACAACGCACTCAGGAGTTTAAAGCAATGGTTCATACTGGCATCGCCGTGATGGATACTTGTATCGCCACCTATGATGTACGTCTGGTTGTCCTTTCAATCATCGTTGCGAGTGTTGCCTCTTACACTGCCTTAAATCTGGCTGGGCGAGTCACAGTTGCCCAAGGAAGCGCTCAAAAGTTCTGGCTGGCTGGAGGCGCGATCGCCATGGGAGTGGGAATCTGGTCCATGCACTTTATTGGCATGCTGGCCTATCAATTACCCATACCGATGGCTTATGACATTCCAACAGTACTCGTTTCAATGGTGGCAGGTGTTCTTGCTTCTGGGCTGGCTCTATTCCTAGTTAGCCGCCAGAAACTGACCTGGTTACAGTTGCTGCTGGGAAGCATCTTAATGGGGCTAGGAATTGCAACCATGCACTACATCGGCATGAGCGCTATGCGGGTGGAAGCAATCGCCCAGTACCGCCCAAGCTTGGTAGGACTCTCTATTGCGATCGCGATCTGTGTATCTGGGGTGGCGCTGTGGTTAGCATTCCACCTGCGCGCCGAGACTACAGTAGCTGGGAACGTGCGGAAGATCGGCAGTGCGATCGTCATGGGGCACGCCGTTGCTGGAATGCACTATACAGGAATGGCAGCCGTCAGCTTTCAGGTAACCAACCAAGTAGTAGGGCAAGCCCATAGCATAGATTACTCCTTGCTAGGGGCGACAATTGGCATTACTACTTTAATTATTCTGGCTTTGGCATTACAAGCTGCCTTTGTAGATCGACGCTTGAGTATCCAAACAGAACTAGCAGAAAGTCAGCGCCGACTGACTACCCTCATCAATTCTCTACCAGGCATTGTCTTCTCATGTGGCAAAAACTCCAGTTGGTCGATGACTTATCTGAGTGAAGGTTGCCTGGACTTAACAGGTTATCACAGCGAAGAACTTCTGGGAGGAGCATACAACGCCATCACTCATCCTGAAGATTTGCCCAAAGTTCTACAGACTATTAATGCAGCGGTCGCCAAGCAGCAACTTTACGTCATTGAATATCGCATTCTGGCTAAATCAGGCGAGGAGAAATGGCTATGGGAGAAAGGGAGTGGGGTGTTTGATAGTAACGGTGAGGCGCTTGGACTTGAAGGCTTCATCAGCGATATCACAGAGCGCAAGCGGGCGGAAGCAGCCTTGAATGAAAGCAAAAGGCACCTTCAAGAGCAGAATGCGGTACTGATGGAATTGGCAAGGCGCAAGACGCTCAGCCTTGGAGGAGATCTGAATGCTGCCGTCAGGGAAATTACAGAGGCTGCTACCAACACCTTGGGAATTGAACGAGTGAGTGTGTGGTTATACAACGGCGAGCGCTCGAAGATTCAATGTATCGACCTGTATGAATGGAGCGCAAGCCGTCATTCCCACGGCATTGAACTAGCGGCAGTAGACTACCCTGCTTATTTCCAGGCGTTAAAAGAGGAGCGCACGATCGCGGCGCATGATGCCCATACTGACCCCAGAACCAAAGAATTCTCCCAGTTCTATCTTTCTCCCCTCGGCATTACATCGATGTTGGATGCACCAATTTGGCTGGGTGGTGAGATGGTGGGAGTTGTCTGTCACGAACACGTAGGCTCTGAGCGCGAGTGGACATTGGAGGAACAGAATTTTGCTGGCTCCATAGCAGATTTAGTTTCCCTGGCAATGAAAGGGTGGGAGCGCAAACAGGCGGAAGAGGCACTGCGGGAGAGTGAGAAGAAGTATCGCTCGGTTGTAGACAACGTCAAAGAAGTGATTTTTCAGATGGGTACGGCAGGGGAGTGGCTATTTCTGAATCGTGCCTGGACCGAAATTACTGGATTCTCAGTTGAGGAAAGCATCGGTACGAAGTTTTTAAGTTACGTTTATCCAGATGAGCGTCAGCACACTTTAGACCTGTTTCAACTACTAATTGAACGCCAAAAAGAACACTGCCATCATGAGTTTCGTTGCTTGACCAAAGATGGAAATTGGCGCTGGATTGAGGTTTATGCTCGAGTGACTCTGGATGCTGAAGGTAATGTCATCGGCAGTTCCGGCACACTTAATGACATTACCGAGCGGAAGAAAGTTGATCAGATGAAAAATGAATTTGTCTCCACTGTCAGCCACGAACTGCGAACCCCATTGACATCAATTCTCGGTTCACTCGGTCTAGTTACTAATGGAGTAGCGGGTGAAATTCCCCCATCGGCTAAGGCGCTGCTAGAGATTGCCTATAAAAACAGTGAACGTCTGGTGCGTTTAATTAACGACATCTTGGATATTGAAAAGATTGAATCTGGCAAAATGGCTTTCAATCTCCAACCACTGGAATTAATGCCCTTGGTGGAACAAGCAATCGCAGCTAACCAGGCTTATGGCGAACAGTTTCGGGTGAAATTTGGGATCAAAAATAGCTTAGTAGGCGTTAAGGTCAATGCTGACAGCGATCGCCTAATGCAGGTGCTGACGAATCTGCTGTCTAACGCTGCTAAATTCTCCCCGCCAGATGACACCGTAGTTATTTCAGTTTCCCATCACAATCAAGCAATCCGTGTGGCGATCGCCGATCATGGTTCTGGGATTCCAGAAGAATTCCGCAGCCGGATTTTTCAGAAATTTGCCCAGGCTGACTCCTCAGATACGCGTCAGAAGGGCGGGACTGGCTTGGGCTTAAGTATTTGCAAAGCAATTATGGAAAAACACGAGGGGCAGATTGGTTTTGCCACAGAAACTAACGCGGGTAGCACTTTCTACTTTGATCTGCCCCAATGGCATGAACCAGCAATTGCTGTAGTTGACAATAGCAGCCTGCAACCCCAGTTACCTATCCTGATTTGTGAAGATGACGGCGATATAGCAACTTTGCTCAAGCTCCTGTTAGAGCGAGCTGGTTTTCAGGCTGACATCGCCTACGATGCCGCACAAGCTAAACAACTGCTAGCGCAAAAGCAGTATGCCGCCATGACTCTTGATATTGCCCTGCCAGACGTAGATGGGATTTCACTGCTGCGGGAATTGCGTCAACAAGACAGTACGCGCCAGCTGCCAATCGTGGTGGTTTCTGCCAAGGCTGAACTCGGTCGTCAAGAACTGAATGGTAATGCGATCGCAGTCATCGACTGGCTGAACAAGCCCATCGATCAAACCCGCCTGATCGCAGCAGTCAAAGAGGCTACACAGCAAATCGGCGACAAGCCGCGTATCCTACATGTTGAAGATAATTTTGATGTGCGTCAGGTGGTTGGGGCGATTCTGCAAAACGTTGCCGACATTTGCTATGCCGCGAATCTTCAGGAGGCACAACAGAAACTACAACAGGAAATTTTTGATCTAATTCTGCTCGACTTAGGTTTGCCTGATGGTTCTGGTCTGGAATTGCTACCGCAACTGAACGCCCAATCTGGAGGGCAGCCTACCCCACCAGTAGTAGTTTTCTCAGCCCAAGAAGTTGGTAGAGAAACTGTGCAGGAGGTTGCTGCTGTACTGGTCAAATCTCGAACTTCCAATCAGAAACTACTAGAGACAATCCAAGCATTAACTAAGCATAGTAATAGTTTGTCAACCAAAAATTGA
- a CDS encoding response regulator yields MAPPPLNRILMVEDEADIQAVARLALQAIGGFTVEICSSGSEAIEKAPTFASELLLLDVMMPGMNGPSTLKALRDLPQTAATPAIFMTAKVQPSEITQYKAMGALDVIAKPFDPMTLSATINTIWAQYHGYFI; encoded by the coding sequence ATGGCACCCCCACCTTTAAATCGCATCCTCATGGTAGAAGACGAAGCTGATATTCAGGCAGTGGCAAGACTGGCATTACAGGCGATCGGCGGCTTCACTGTGGAAATTTGCAGTTCCGGGAGCGAAGCGATTGAAAAAGCACCGACTTTTGCCTCAGAACTGCTCTTACTTGATGTCATGATGCCGGGTATGAACGGTCCCAGCACGCTTAAAGCACTACGCGATCTGCCGCAAACTGCTGCCACGCCCGCCATCTTCATGACTGCAAAAGTTCAACCATCTGAAATCACACAGTATAAAGCAATGGGTGCTTTAGATGTGATTGCCAAACCATTTGACCCCATGACCCTTTCTGCAACCATCAATACCATCTGGGCACAATATCATGGTTATTTCATCTAG